One window of Silvimonas iriomotensis genomic DNA carries:
- the livM gene encoding high-affinity branched-chain amino acid ABC transporter permease LivM — protein sequence MSAAHSLPLADRLKDAVRIGIVALLLGIPMLGLTTADQGGGLQVLTRWPLLAQFVGVVFFGRLILQWLVSHFQLRKLQRQRVAAKTAVVQQRPWLKWLGRVALAFAIVLPMAFSGNRYVIDTATTVLIYVMLGWGLNVVVGLAGLLDLGYVAFYAVGAYSYGLLSTLFGWGFWETLPVAGGMAALFGVLLGWPTLRLRGDYLAIVTLGFGEIIRIILVNWTDFSGGPNGINSIPRPSFFGLEFKPPGDTPTFAAFFHLEYSADHRVTFLYYLILVLALLTNVFVSRLRRLPVGMAWEAVREDELACKALGINVTGVKLSAYAIGAMLGGFAGVFFAARQGFISPESFVFSESATILAIVVLGGRGSQLGVVFAALLLVVLPELGRDFSDYRMLLFGAAMVLIMVWRPGGLVARREPTIQIDTPAAQGATP from the coding sequence ATGAGCGCGGCACATTCTCTGCCGCTGGCAGATCGTCTCAAAGATGCAGTGCGCATCGGCATTGTCGCCTTGCTGCTGGGGATTCCCATGCTGGGCCTGACCACGGCGGATCAGGGTGGCGGCTTGCAGGTGCTGACACGCTGGCCCTTGCTGGCCCAGTTTGTGGGCGTGGTGTTTTTTGGCCGCTTGATCTTGCAATGGCTGGTCTCGCATTTCCAGTTGCGCAAACTGCAACGGCAACGCGTGGCCGCCAAAACGGCTGTAGTGCAGCAACGGCCCTGGCTTAAATGGCTGGGACGGGTGGCGCTGGCGTTTGCCATTGTCCTGCCGATGGCGTTTTCCGGTAACCGCTACGTGATCGATACCGCCACCACCGTACTCATTTACGTGATGCTGGGCTGGGGCCTGAACGTGGTGGTGGGGCTGGCCGGTTTGCTGGATCTGGGCTACGTGGCGTTCTACGCCGTGGGCGCCTACAGCTATGGCTTGCTGTCCACGCTGTTTGGCTGGGGTTTCTGGGAAACCCTGCCGGTGGCCGGCGGCATGGCGGCCTTGTTCGGCGTCTTGCTGGGCTGGCCGACGCTGCGTTTGCGTGGTGATTACCTGGCCATTGTCACGCTGGGCTTTGGCGAGATCATTCGCATTATCCTTGTGAACTGGACCGATTTCTCGGGCGGCCCCAACGGCATCAACTCGATCCCGCGCCCGAGCTTTTTCGGGCTGGAATTCAAACCGCCGGGCGATACACCGACCTTTGCCGCGTTTTTCCATCTGGAATACTCGGCCGATCACCGCGTCACGTTTCTGTACTACCTGATTCTGGTATTGGCGCTGCTGACCAACGTGTTTGTCTCGCGCCTGCGCCGGCTGCCAGTGGGCATGGCGTGGGAAGCCGTGCGTGAAGATGAACTGGCCTGCAAGGCGCTGGGCATCAATGTCACCGGCGTCAAATTGTCTGCCTATGCCATTGGCGCCATGCTGGGCGGTTTTGCCGGCGTGTTCTTTGCCGCGCGCCAGGGGTTTATCTCGCCGGAAAGCTTTGTGTTTTCAGAGTCTGCCACCATCCTGGCGATTGTGGTGCTGGGCGGGCGGGGCAGTCAGCTGGGCGTGGTGTTTGCCGCGCTCTTGCTGGTGGTGCTGCCGGAACTGGGGCGCGATTTCTCTGACTACCGCATGCTGCTGTTCGGCGCGGCCATGGTGCTGATCATGGTGTGGCGCCCGGGTGGCCTTGTGGCGCGGCGTGAACCCACCATCCAGATCGACACCCCCGCAGCGCAAGGAGCGACGCCATGA
- a CDS encoding ABC transporter permease subunit, producing the protein MGQFIQQLINGLTLGAVYGLIALGYTMVYGIIGMINFAHGDIYMVSAIISVTALTLMSAFGISSVPLVLALVLIIAIGFTSVYGWAVERTAYRPLRNASRLAPLISAIGMSIFLQNMVQVSQGARVKPVPTLIPGGLELFTHNGFSVHLAYTQIMICVVTVVLMVAFTGLITRTSFGRQQRACEQDRTMASLLGIDVDKTISYTFMLGAALAAVAGVMVTVYYGVVDFSIGFVAGIKAFTAAVLGGVGSLPGAMLGGVLIGLIESYWSAYLSPEYKDVATFAILILVLMFRPSGLLGRPEVEKV; encoded by the coding sequence ATGGGGCAATTCATTCAACAGTTGATCAACGGCCTCACGCTAGGTGCGGTCTACGGGTTGATCGCACTGGGTTATACGATGGTGTACGGCATCATCGGCATGATCAATTTCGCCCACGGCGATATCTATATGGTCAGCGCCATCATTTCCGTCACTGCGCTGACGCTGATGAGCGCATTCGGGATCAGTTCCGTGCCGCTGGTGCTGGCACTGGTGCTTATCATTGCCATTGGCTTTACCTCGGTTTACGGCTGGGCGGTGGAGCGTACCGCGTACCGGCCGCTGCGCAACGCCTCGCGCCTGGCGCCGCTGATTTCCGCCATCGGGATGTCCATCTTTTTGCAGAACATGGTGCAAGTCAGCCAGGGCGCCCGCGTCAAGCCGGTGCCGACGCTGATTCCAGGCGGGCTGGAACTCTTCACCCACAACGGCTTTTCGGTACACCTGGCGTACACGCAAATCATGATCTGCGTGGTGACGGTGGTGCTGATGGTGGCGTTTACCGGGCTGATTACCCGCACCTCATTTGGCCGCCAGCAGCGCGCGTGCGAGCAAGACCGCACCATGGCGTCCTTGCTGGGTATTGATGTCGACAAGACCATCTCTTACACCTTCATGCTGGGGGCGGCGCTGGCCGCGGTCGCCGGCGTCATGGTTACGGTGTACTACGGCGTGGTGGATTTCTCGATTGGTTTTGTGGCCGGCATCAAGGCGTTTACTGCTGCCGTGCTCGGGGGCGTCGGCTCGTTGCCGGGTGCCATGCTGGGCGGTGTGCTGATCGGGCTGATCGAGTCTTACTGGAGCGCGTATCTCTCGCCGGAATACAAGGATGTCGCCACGTTTGCCATCCTGATCCTGGTTCTCATGTTCCGCCCGAGTGGTTTGCTGGGGCGTCCTGAAGTGGAGAAAGTCTGA
- a CDS encoding branched-chain amino acid ABC transporter substrate-binding protein encodes MKKSIVAAGIGLLSVLAVPAWADYSVGIAGPMTGEYASAGAQIRAGAEMAVADINAKGGVLGQKIKLEIGDDACDPKQAVSVANAMVNKHIVFMHGHWCSSSTIPASDIYNDAQIPMATVSTNPKVTERGLKNIFRIMGRDDQQGGVGGGFLAEHFGSKKIAVVDDKSAYGKGLADEMAKGMQAKGVKPVLRESITAGEKDYSGLITKLKAAGVEVVAYGGYHTEVALILRQAQQAGLKLTIMGGDTMSNNEIVTAAGGDNANNVLFTFAPDSRLEPAAADVVKRFRDKKVEPDGYVLYAYAAMQLFQQAAEKAKSVKYADLDKAIANGSFNTVVGTLSFDAKGDLKVPAFRVYQWKGGKYEYFK; translated from the coding sequence ATGAAGAAAAGCATTGTGGCAGCCGGCATTGGCCTGCTGAGTGTGCTGGCTGTTCCGGCATGGGCTGATTATTCGGTCGGTATTGCCGGCCCAATGACGGGCGAATATGCCTCGGCCGGTGCGCAAATCCGCGCTGGTGCAGAAATGGCTGTGGCCGATATCAATGCCAAAGGCGGCGTATTGGGCCAGAAAATCAAACTGGAAATCGGTGATGATGCTTGTGATCCAAAACAAGCCGTTTCCGTTGCCAATGCCATGGTGAACAAACATATTGTGTTCATGCATGGTCACTGGTGTTCCAGTTCTACCATTCCGGCATCGGATATCTACAACGATGCGCAAATCCCCATGGCCACGGTCTCGACCAATCCCAAGGTGACCGAGCGCGGCCTGAAGAACATTTTCCGCATCATGGGTCGTGACGACCAGCAAGGCGGCGTGGGTGGCGGTTTCCTGGCTGAACACTTCGGCAGCAAGAAAATTGCCGTGGTGGATGACAAGAGCGCCTACGGCAAGGGTCTGGCTGATGAAATGGCCAAGGGCATGCAGGCCAAGGGCGTGAAGCCGGTGCTGCGTGAATCCATTACCGCGGGCGAGAAGGATTACTCCGGCCTGATCACCAAGCTCAAGGCCGCCGGCGTTGAAGTGGTGGCCTACGGCGGTTACCACACCGAAGTCGCGCTGATCTTGCGCCAGGCCCAGCAAGCCGGCCTGAAGCTGACCATCATGGGCGGCGATACCATGAGCAACAATGAAATCGTGACGGCGGCCGGTGGCGACAACGCCAACAACGTGCTGTTCACCTTCGCCCCGGATTCCCGCCTGGAACCGGCCGCTGCCGACGTGGTCAAGCGCTTCCGCGACAAGAAGGTGGAGCCGGATGGCTACGTGCTGTACGCCTACGCCGCCATGCAACTGTTCCAGCAAGCCGCAGAAAAAGCCAAGAGCGTGAAGTACGCCGATCTGGACAAGGCCATTGCCAATGGCTCGTTCAACACCGTGGTCGGTACGCTCTCGTTTGATGCCAAGGGCGACCTGAAAGTCCCGGCCTTCCGCGTGTATCAGTGGAAGGGCGGCAAGTATGAGTACTTCAAGTGA